From Methanobacterium congolense, one genomic window encodes:
- a CDS encoding MFS transporter codes for MSVTVTGQKQNKNRGIDYKWIALLNVIIAALMGSINGSITLISLPAIFNGIHIDPMTSFQYLLWILMGYGLVTATLLLSFGRLSDIYGRVKLFRLGFLIFTVGSVLLYLTPSTGDAGAIEIIAFRILQAIGSAMFMANSSAILTDAFPPNERGRALGIHMVAFMSGQFIGLILGGVLAVYDWRYVFLVSVPFAVLGTLMSTFKLKETSIRSPDAKIDVWGNLTFILGITLLLLGVTYGLMPYGNDPMGWNNPWVVVSMVLGVVFMALFLWVETKVEDPMFRLDLFKVKMFTYANVAGLLNSLGRGGMMFMLILLLQGIWLPLHGYSYESTPFWAGIYMLPLTIGVMIMGPTAGWLSDKYGPRWIATAGMLINTVGFLILASMPYTFNYLEFGLTLFLMGLGSGMFSSPNSASIMNSVPAQERGVASGMMMTMMNTAFTASMAIFFTIVIVGITQRFPDAMTSSLASIGAVQLAPVLSNIPPTGALFSAFLGYNPVSTILAGLPASFSAAIPHSTLATLTGTTWFPSTLAGAFVPALHMSFYIGAVFTATAAVLSALRGETYVHELEVLKDTRSKPGEED; via the coding sequence TTGAGTGTAACTGTTACTGGTCAAAAACAGAATAAAAATCGAGGAATTGACTATAAATGGATAGCATTATTGAACGTTATTATAGCAGCACTTATGGGAAGTATAAACGGTAGTATAACCTTAATATCACTTCCTGCAATCTTCAATGGAATCCACATAGATCCAATGACATCCTTTCAGTACCTTCTGTGGATACTCATGGGATACGGTCTTGTGACTGCCACCCTTCTTTTAAGTTTTGGAAGGCTTTCAGATATTTATGGAAGGGTTAAACTCTTCAGGCTTGGATTTTTGATATTCACGGTAGGATCCGTACTTCTCTATCTGACTCCCTCAACTGGAGATGCTGGTGCCATTGAGATCATAGCCTTCAGGATACTGCAGGCAATTGGAAGTGCCATGTTCATGGCTAACAGCTCCGCAATACTCACAGATGCATTCCCGCCAAATGAACGTGGAAGGGCCCTTGGTATCCACATGGTGGCTTTCATGTCTGGTCAGTTCATAGGGCTCATACTTGGAGGTGTGCTTGCAGTGTACGACTGGAGATATGTATTCCTTGTGAGTGTACCATTTGCAGTCCTTGGAACATTAATGTCCACCTTCAAACTCAAGGAAACATCCATCAGGTCACCAGATGCAAAAATCGATGTTTGGGGAAACCTGACCTTCATACTTGGAATCACACTCCTACTCCTGGGTGTAACATACGGCCTAATGCCCTATGGAAACGATCCAATGGGATGGAACAACCCATGGGTTGTAGTGTCCATGGTACTTGGGGTTGTATTCATGGCACTTTTCCTCTGGGTTGAAACCAAGGTTGAAGATCCAATGTTCCGACTTGACCTTTTTAAGGTGAAAATGTTCACCTACGCAAATGTGGCCGGACTCCTGAACTCACTGGGACGTGGAGGAATGATGTTTATGCTCATACTCTTGCTTCAGGGTATCTGGCTACCTCTCCATGGTTACAGCTATGAATCAACACCGTTCTGGGCAGGAATATATATGCTGCCCCTTACAATTGGGGTCATGATCATGGGGCCCACTGCAGGATGGCTTTCAGACAAGTACGGGCCAAGGTGGATTGCAACTGCAGGTATGCTCATAAACACCGTTGGATTCCTCATCCTTGCATCCATGCCCTACACCTTCAACTACCTTGAATTCGGATTGACCCTGTTCCTCATGGGTCTTGGAAGTGGAATGTTTTCATCACCAAACAGTGCATCCATAATGAACTCTGTACCAGCACAGGAACGTGGAGTGGCATCTGGAATGATGATGACCATGATGAACACAGCTTTCACAGCAAGTATGGCAATATTCTTCACCATAGTTATTGTGGGAATAACACAGCGCTTCCCAGATGCAATGACATCATCACTTGCAAGTATAGGTGCGGTACAGCTTGCACCAGTACTTTCAAACATCCCGCCAACAGGAGCGCTGTTCTCAGCATTCCTTGGATACAACCCAGTCAGTACAATACTGGCAGGATTACCTGCAAGTTTCTCAGCAGCAATACCACACAGCACGCTTGCAACACTCACAGGCACAACATGGTTCCCATCAACCCTTGCAGGAGCATTTGTACCAGCACTCCACATGTCATTTTACATAGGGGCTGTATTCACGGCCACAGCAGCAGTACTATCTGCTTTAAGGGGTGAAACCTATGTCCATGAGCTTGAGGTGCTGAAGGACACGAGATCAAAACCAGGGGAAGAAGATTAA
- a CDS encoding PadR family transcriptional regulator: MKCSANMKGYLSFLILWILHQKGMKGSEIRTEFEKRKGKKPSPGTIYPALKELRERGWIRVDEHKTYFLTEEGEERLKVGCKSFCQTFYDVEDMFDFCK; this comes from the coding sequence ATGAAGTGTTCCGCCAACATGAAGGGTTACCTCTCATTTTTAATACTATGGATTCTACACCAGAAAGGAATGAAGGGATCCGAAATCAGAACAGAGTTCGAAAAAAGGAAAGGTAAAAAGCCCAGTCCCGGAACTATCTACCCTGCATTGAAGGAACTGAGGGAAAGGGGATGGATAAGGGTGGATGAACATAAAACCTACTTTTTAACAGAGGAAGGTGAGGAACGACTTAAAGTAGGGTGTAAGTCCTTCTGTCAAACATTCTACGATGTTGAGGACATGTTCGATTTTTGTAAATGA
- a CDS encoding 3'-5' exoribonuclease YhaM family protein yields MTKKLESDLVENLNEICSINSMFVVVNKYLKKSRNGRYYMNLTLSDRTGRIKAMMFDENAENILESIDVGTVCRVEGNVNEFPRDSKNFNIIINSIVGLSEGDYDLDDFIVASQRDKEELVNEVRKLIKSIESPELKKLLRSFFCDKDFAEKFYTAPAAKFHHHNYIGGLLDHTVEVLKISMTLCELFPELDRDMLCTGVMLHDIGKIHTYKYDLTHIDFSEKGKLLDHIFISSDMVKEKINTLEISEDISDRLLHMILSHHGDVSNGWGSTVDPKTPEAVALHYADNLNARVKDILQNGAKR; encoded by the coding sequence TTGACAAAGAAGTTAGAAAGTGATCTGGTTGAAAATCTGAATGAAATCTGCAGCATCAACTCCATGTTTGTTGTTGTGAATAAGTACCTCAAAAAATCCAGAAACGGACGTTACTACATGAATTTGACATTATCAGATAGAACCGGGCGAATAAAGGCAATGATGTTTGATGAGAATGCTGAAAATATTCTGGAATCAATAGATGTTGGTACCGTCTGCAGAGTGGAGGGAAACGTTAATGAATTTCCAAGGGACTCTAAAAACTTCAACATAATAATCAACAGTATAGTGGGCTTATCCGAGGGAGATTATGACCTTGATGACTTCATTGTGGCATCCCAAAGGGACAAGGAAGAACTCGTGAATGAGGTGCGCAAACTCATAAAGAGCATAGAAAGCCCTGAACTCAAAAAACTTCTAAGATCCTTCTTCTGTGACAAGGATTTTGCAGAAAAATTTTACACAGCCCCTGCAGCCAAATTTCACCACCACAACTACATTGGAGGACTTTTGGACCATACAGTAGAAGTTTTAAAGATTTCAATGACACTTTGCGAACTTTTCCCAGAACTTGACAGGGATATGCTCTGCACTGGTGTCATGCTCCATGACATTGGAAAGATACACACCTACAAATACGATCTGACCCATATAGACTTCTCAGAGAAGGGAAAACTTCTGGATCACATCTTCATATCCTCAGATATGGTGAAGGAGAAGATAAATACCCTTGAAATATCTGAAGATATCTCAGACAGGCTCCTGCACATGATACTGAGCCACCACGGTGATGTTAGCAATGGTTGGGGTTCTACAGTAGACCCAAAAACTCCCGAGGCAGTGGCACTTCACTACGCTGATAACTTGAATGCCAGGGTCAAGGATATACTTCAGAACGGGGCTAAAAGATAA
- a CDS encoding UbiA family prenyltransferase codes for MNAYLEILRPGNALMAVIAIFLVALVNGDFNLNVLLAALAVFMATGAGNAVNDYFDHKIDAINKPQRPIPSGRISLKNAGIYSAALFIVATATGFYIGAIPGIIVLLSSLLMIWYAYSLKRKCLIGNFSISFLTGLCFVFGGIVVGHIYVSIVLGFYAFLMTIAREIVKDMEDVEGDKEEGATTLPITHGKKASSILAAFFMVFASLTSPVLYFMGIFNLLYLMVLLVAIIVFLSCAVSILKDTSVENTAKVSKRLKIGMGITFLAFALGSPFLAGILGF; via the coding sequence ATGAATGCGTATTTAGAAATATTAAGACCTGGAAATGCCTTAATGGCAGTTATAGCAATTTTTTTGGTGGCACTTGTTAATGGAGATTTTAACCTTAACGTTCTTTTAGCAGCTTTAGCTGTTTTCATGGCAACAGGGGCAGGAAATGCTGTGAACGATTACTTCGACCACAAAATCGATGCCATAAACAAACCACAGAGGCCCATTCCATCAGGCAGAATATCCCTTAAAAATGCAGGAATATACTCTGCAGCACTTTTCATAGTTGCAACAGCAACAGGATTTTATATAGGTGCTATACCCGGAATAATAGTTCTTTTAAGTTCATTACTCATGATATGGTATGCTTACAGCCTTAAAAGAAAATGTTTAATTGGGAACTTCAGCATATCCTTCCTAACAGGGCTCTGCTTTGTGTTTGGAGGAATTGTTGTGGGACATATCTATGTATCAATAGTTTTAGGGTTCTACGCCTTCTTAATGACCATTGCAAGGGAAATAGTTAAGGACATGGAGGATGTTGAGGGAGACAAGGAGGAAGGAGCAACCACACTACCAATAACCCATGGAAAAAAGGCATCATCCATACTTGCAGCTTTTTTCATGGTATTTGCGAGCTTAACAAGTCCTGTTCTTTACTTCATGGGAATATTCAACTTACTATACTTAATGGTGCTTCTGGTGGCGATAATTGTATTTTTGAGCTGTGCAGTTTCCATATTGAAAGATACTTCAGTTGAAAACACAGCAAAGGTATCCAAAAGGCTTAAAATAGGAATGGGAATAACCTTCCTGGCATTTGCATTGGGTTCACCATTCCTGGCAGGAATTTTAGGATTTTAA
- a CDS encoding DUF3656 domain-containing U32 family peptidase — protein MAQKSSETVLPELLAPAGSMDALRAAVNAGADAVYLAGRRFGARHYASNFQDTELKEALDYAHLNGVKVYVTVNTLIKDSELDSVAVYLLWLYEIGVDAVIIQDLGVASLVMEMVPDLEMHASTQMTIHSLEGVEWARDFGFKRVILSREVKLREIRKILKKTAESIEVEVFGHGALCYSYSGQCLMSSFIGGRSGNRGMCAQPCRKPYHLVHGDRDEHGIPSKLSKVNLEEKYLLSTRDLSVYRHLHELVESGVHSIKIEGRMRSPEYVAVVVDIYRRALDAIADGEWLPQDEDVSNLKLAFNRGFTKGYLMDTGFKSVMGRSKPGNRGLYIGDVVGYKAKSREAIVKVMNVMIPQRGDGIVFKGKYAGERDYGMVLNEDVKVLGRYGKTKKGKSKQVKIALNVNKPLKEGYKLFITRRKDLMDSADSLIHKVYPHPIPVDMKIHWDEDRAAHLTCEFRVNGIERSVEYVSPFKFEKAIKKPLETSQIKKQLRKTGGTPFKIKKLDISYPGDLFAPVSKLNQLRRDVLTEVEKTVLGSFKTPERDLEAAKNRYHNLKSNLTGNLDEKRFEVEEGDTSFPFLSIYINNAEAIDAACKAGCKCIYLEPNTGITCSEKDYENYFKDVSDVLKDACKLCRSYEVDLIWKWPNIIPEGYINHALPIINELTADKRLNLSGVMVDDVGTAKSLKNMFEDLKIFGSMGINLWNHRSAREISETFDAVTLSPELSGEEIFDLVRSFAPLRKSEHKGVKLSLELMVQGNLEVMTTEDCIPCLLKPEKKIETPNFKEIQREFLGIKDVKNRVFPVRWDCSLKTHILNSVELCLLDHLPQIINMGMDSVAIDARGKPPEYAEIMVSAYVDALESCKKPKSKGELKKKLNMIKSDVKKFSAGGITTGNFIRGVKI, from the coding sequence ATGGCTCAAAAATCATCTGAAACTGTTTTACCTGAACTCCTTGCACCTGCTGGCTCCATGGATGCTCTTAGGGCAGCAGTTAATGCGGGTGCAGATGCTGTTTACCTTGCAGGCAGACGTTTTGGTGCAAGGCACTACGCATCAAACTTCCAAGATACTGAACTAAAGGAAGCATTGGACTACGCACATTTAAATGGTGTGAAGGTTTACGTCACAGTCAACACACTTATAAAGGACTCCGAACTTGATTCTGTTGCAGTTTACCTCCTCTGGCTCTACGAGATTGGGGTTGACGCAGTTATAATTCAGGATCTTGGTGTTGCATCCCTTGTAATGGAGATGGTGCCGGATCTGGAAATGCACGCCTCAACCCAAATGACCATCCACAGTCTTGAGGGTGTTGAATGGGCCAGAGACTTTGGATTTAAAAGGGTGATACTCTCAAGGGAGGTGAAGCTCCGTGAGATAAGAAAAATCCTGAAGAAAACTGCAGAAAGCATTGAAGTTGAGGTCTTTGGTCATGGCGCTCTCTGCTACTCCTACTCAGGACAGTGCCTCATGTCCTCCTTCATTGGAGGGAGAAGTGGTAACAGGGGCATGTGCGCCCAGCCATGCAGAAAACCTTACCATCTGGTTCATGGAGATAGGGATGAACATGGAATTCCATCAAAACTGAGTAAAGTGAATCTGGAAGAGAAGTATCTGCTCTCCACCAGGGATCTGTCAGTTTACAGACATCTCCATGAACTGGTGGAAAGTGGAGTTCACTCCATCAAAATAGAAGGCAGAATGAGGTCTCCAGAGTACGTTGCAGTCGTGGTGGATATCTACAGAAGGGCTCTTGATGCCATTGCAGATGGGGAATGGTTGCCCCAGGATGAAGATGTTTCCAATCTGAAACTTGCCTTTAACAGAGGATTTACAAAGGGTTACCTCATGGATACAGGTTTCAAATCGGTTATGGGGCGGAGTAAACCTGGTAACCGAGGTCTTTACATTGGAGACGTGGTTGGTTACAAAGCAAAGAGCAGGGAAGCCATAGTCAAGGTGATGAATGTCATGATTCCCCAAAGGGGTGATGGTATTGTTTTTAAGGGAAAATATGCTGGCGAAAGGGACTATGGAATGGTTTTAAATGAGGATGTGAAGGTTCTAGGTAGGTACGGGAAAACTAAAAAAGGCAAATCAAAACAGGTTAAAATAGCCCTAAATGTTAACAAACCATTGAAAGAAGGTTATAAACTATTTATAACCCGTAGAAAAGATTTAATGGATTCTGCAGATTCTCTGATCCACAAGGTTTACCCTCATCCCATTCCAGTTGACATGAAGATCCATTGGGATGAGGATCGTGCTGCACATTTAACATGCGAATTTCGTGTTAATGGAATTGAAAGAAGTGTTGAATATGTTTCTCCATTCAAATTTGAAAAAGCCATTAAAAAACCACTGGAAACTTCACAGATAAAAAAGCAGCTCAGAAAAACTGGAGGAACTCCCTTTAAAATCAAAAAACTGGACATAAGTTATCCTGGAGATCTGTTTGCACCAGTAAGTAAGTTGAACCAGTTACGAAGGGATGTTCTGACGGAAGTAGAGAAAACAGTGCTTGGGTCATTTAAAACCCCAGAAAGGGATTTAGAAGCTGCAAAAAATCGTTACCATAACCTGAAATCAAATTTAACTGGTAACTTAGATGAAAAAAGGTTTGAGGTTGAAGAAGGTGATACATCCTTTCCTTTCTTATCCATTTACATCAACAATGCTGAAGCCATTGATGCAGCATGCAAAGCTGGTTGTAAATGCATTTACCTGGAACCCAACACAGGAATAACCTGCAGTGAAAAAGATTATGAAAATTATTTCAAAGATGTTTCAGATGTGCTGAAAGATGCATGTAAACTCTGCAGGAGCTACGAAGTGGATTTGATTTGGAAGTGGCCCAACATCATCCCTGAAGGTTACATTAACCATGCTCTGCCCATCATCAATGAATTAACGGCAGATAAAAGGTTAAATTTATCAGGAGTTATGGTTGATGATGTCGGGACTGCAAAATCTCTTAAAAATATGTTTGAAGACCTGAAGATCTTTGGATCCATGGGGATCAACCTCTGGAACCATCGCAGCGCACGAGAAATCTCAGAAACATTTGATGCTGTAACCTTGTCCCCTGAACTTTCAGGCGAAGAGATCTTTGATCTTGTTAGAAGCTTTGCTCCCCTTAGAAAATCAGAACACAAAGGGGTAAAACTGTCTCTGGAACTCATGGTTCAGGGAAATCTTGAGGTTATGACAACTGAAGACTGTATCCCCTGTTTACTAAAACCTGAAAAAAAAATTGAAACACCTAATTTTAAAGAAATTCAAAGGGAATTTTTGGGTATCAAAGATGTTAAGAATCGTGTTTTTCCAGTTAGATGGGACTGCAGCCTGAAAACCCATATCCTGAATTCTGTTGAACTCTGTCTCTTGGATCACCTTCCACAGATCATCAACATGGGAATGGACTCCGTTGCAATTGATGCACGTGGAAAACCCCCAGAGTATGCAGAAATTATGGTTTCAGCATACGTTGATGCACTTGAATCCTGTAAAAAACCTAAAAGTAAAGGTGAATTAAAAAAGAAACTCAACATGATTAAAAGTGATGTTAAAAAGTTTTCAGCAGGCGGTATAACCACTGGAAACTTTATAAGAGGAGTTAAAATCTGA
- a CDS encoding sulfite exporter TauE/SafE family protein encodes MEFLVYITILIITGLFVGFLSGLFGVGGGFIMVPVQFFLLTSMGVDPTIAIRVAFGTSLAVILPTALSGAIGHSRKGYVMHRPALFMGIAGFTGAVTGAIISSHAPETILRFLFGFLALGAALWMLASNPSSDKLKTEKNEIKFYSYIFWGFLAGISSGLLGIGGGILIVPILIILMGFGAHKAVGTSSAVIIFTAVGGILTYIFTGMNTPGLPQYSVGYINMVQFLALSITSIPTAQLGVKASHKIPEKELKYIYAALMIYIALKMIGVFQWLNLPL; translated from the coding sequence ATGGAATTTTTAGTTTACATCACAATACTCATTATCACAGGCCTTTTTGTTGGATTTTTATCTGGACTTTTCGGTGTTGGTGGCGGTTTTATAATGGTACCAGTTCAGTTCTTCCTCCTGACATCCATGGGAGTTGATCCAACCATTGCAATAAGGGTAGCATTCGGAACAAGTTTAGCGGTTATTTTACCAACGGCGTTAAGCGGTGCAATAGGGCACAGTCGCAAAGGATACGTTATGCATCGCCCTGCACTATTCATGGGGATTGCAGGCTTCACAGGGGCGGTTACAGGGGCAATCATATCATCCCATGCACCAGAAACTATTTTAAGATTTTTATTTGGTTTTCTGGCGCTAGGTGCAGCCTTATGGATGTTAGCTTCAAATCCCTCCTCAGATAAACTCAAAACTGAGAAGAATGAAATCAAGTTTTATTCCTACATTTTTTGGGGATTTTTAGCAGGAATATCTTCGGGTCTTCTTGGAATAGGTGGTGGAATACTCATAGTCCCAATATTGATTATCTTAATGGGATTTGGAGCTCATAAAGCTGTTGGAACGTCTTCTGCCGTGATAATATTCACAGCAGTGGGTGGAATATTAACCTACATCTTCACAGGAATGAACACACCTGGTCTTCCCCAGTACTCCGTTGGATACATAAACATGGTTCAGTTTCTTGCCCTTTCAATTACAAGCATTCCAACAGCCCAGTTAGGTGTCAAGGCATCTCATAAAATCCCTGAAAAAGAGTTAAAGTATATATATGCTGCTTTGATGATTTACATTGCACTGAAAATGATTGGTGTGTTCCAATGGTTGAACCTTCCCCTTTAG
- a CDS encoding MutS-related protein — protein sequence MKKGGKLDLKDIKGIGNRMADKIISSFGGEEEFTRAVENFEVDRITSIDGISQHKAVEIVNSVLGNPTEDFLKTERAVQIYEDLTRKILDFASTSYAKNRILLMSPTKNKEIIMKNLGFVMKAKDTVSHLPRDEISILLKKIQPMENPKVEYDPSHAILVESREDYHRMMEMGLNSYCPIITSEELGSLEDFEFIVYVYSEGLIELEDAYNVAMVSNDSEIFEIVPETTLTYFMDNHDLLVNVLKINEILGEESVLPRVVDAMDSLGMDDFDESVFTGAVETAKETADKRLKEAIKNVDLKGDEVLDLLNEGMPEKIQKIFDAVMKDAKAYVKNKTGCAFDPFIQKYPVEIDYTELERIKKQETSKMEVKAFEKKVKAAEVLSQLKNDVEDEVHRIILFDYEFAVGCFAYYYNLNPPTIGDGFSFRDGLHLNLALEENVQRINYKLDYPENVVLLTGANSGGKTTLLETIAQISIMTQMGLPVCATEARVKLVDEVYFFSKKHSLDAGAFESFLRTFMPIVTRKTDKLILLDELEAITELEAAVKIISSFMDFVRDSNSFAVIVTHMAREILKYTDVRVDGIEAKGLDEDYNLMVDRTPRMNYFARSTPELILRRMYEKSDGSLKDIYRQVLEKF from the coding sequence ATGAAAAAAGGTGGTAAATTGGATCTCAAGGATATAAAGGGCATAGGAAACAGGATGGCAGATAAGATCATCAGCAGCTTCGGTGGAGAGGAAGAATTCACCAGGGCTGTTGAAAACTTTGAAGTGGACAGGATCACAAGTATAGATGGAATAAGCCAGCATAAGGCTGTGGAGATAGTTAATTCTGTTCTTGGAAATCCTACCGAAGATTTTCTGAAAACTGAAAGGGCTGTTCAGATATATGAAGATTTAACCCGTAAGATCCTTGACTTCGCCAGTACCAGCTACGCAAAAAACAGGATCCTCCTGATGAGCCCAACAAAGAACAAAGAGATCATCATGAAAAACCTTGGTTTTGTAATGAAGGCCAAGGATACTGTAAGCCATCTTCCACGAGATGAAATCTCAATACTCCTCAAGAAAATCCAGCCAATGGAAAATCCAAAGGTTGAGTACGATCCATCCCATGCAATTCTGGTTGAATCCAGGGAAGATTACCACAGAATGATGGAAATGGGTTTAAACAGTTACTGCCCCATAATAACCTCTGAAGAACTTGGAAGTCTTGAAGACTTTGAATTCATTGTTTACGTGTATTCTGAAGGTTTAATAGAACTTGAGGATGCATACAATGTTGCAATGGTCAGCAACGACTCTGAAATATTTGAGATCGTTCCGGAAACAACACTCACCTACTTCATGGATAACCATGATTTACTGGTCAACGTTTTGAAGATAAATGAGATTTTAGGTGAAGAATCTGTACTCCCGAGGGTTGTGGATGCTATGGATTCCCTTGGAATGGATGATTTTGATGAATCCGTCTTCACAGGTGCCGTTGAAACTGCCAAAGAAACAGCGGATAAAAGACTCAAAGAAGCCATAAAAAACGTTGATCTAAAGGGTGATGAAGTTTTAGACCTTTTAAATGAGGGAATGCCCGAGAAGATCCAGAAGATATTTGATGCTGTGATGAAGGATGCTAAAGCATATGTTAAAAATAAAACAGGATGTGCATTTGACCCATTCATCCAGAAGTACCCTGTTGAAATTGACTACACTGAACTTGAAAGGATAAAAAAACAGGAAACATCAAAAATGGAGGTTAAGGCCTTTGAAAAGAAGGTTAAAGCTGCAGAGGTGTTATCACAGCTTAAAAATGATGTTGAAGATGAAGTCCACAGGATCATTCTCTTTGACTATGAGTTTGCAGTGGGCTGTTTCGCATACTACTACAATCTTAACCCTCCTACAATAGGTGATGGATTCTCCTTCAGGGATGGTTTGCATCTGAACCTGGCACTGGAAGAAAATGTTCAGAGAATAAATTACAAACTGGATTACCCTGAAAATGTTGTTCTGCTTACTGGAGCCAACAGTGGAGGTAAAACCACTCTCCTTGAAACCATAGCCCAGATATCCATCATGACCCAGATGGGTCTGCCTGTGTGTGCAACTGAAGCCAGGGTTAAACTGGTTGATGAGGTTTACTTCTTCTCCAAAAAACATTCACTTGATGCTGGAGCATTTGAATCATTCCTCAGAACATTCATGCCAATTGTAACGAGAAAAACAGACAAACTCATACTCCTGGATGAACTTGAGGCAATAACTGAACTGGAAGCTGCAGTTAAGATCATATCAAGCTTCATGGACTTTGTAAGGGATTCAAATTCATTTGCGGTTATTGTAACCCACATGGCCCGGGAGATACTGAAGTACACAGATGTAAGGGTTGATGGTATTGAAGCCAAGGGACTGGACGAAGATTACAATCTTATGGTTGATAGAACACCTCGTATGAATTACTTTGCAAGGAGTACTCCTGAATTGATACTGCGCAGGATGTACGAGAAGTCTGATGGAAGTTTGAAGGATATTTACAGGCAGGTTCTTGAGAAGTTTTAG
- a CDS encoding VOC family protein — MTRIFLKPELLQDTISFYENLFGEKCDVRFRYEEYKLELAGIGSVLLISGPDEILEKFKNTSLTILVDSLKEFRDHLTAEGAEVIDEIKSVPTGSNMRIRHPEGTVVEYVEFKT, encoded by the coding sequence ATGACAAGAATCTTTCTGAAACCTGAACTCCTCCAAGACACCATTTCCTTCTACGAGAACCTTTTTGGGGAAAAATGTGATGTTAGATTCAGGTATGAGGAATACAAGTTGGAACTTGCAGGAATAGGTTCTGTTCTTTTAATTTCAGGCCCTGATGAAATCCTTGAAAAATTTAAAAACACCAGTTTAACCATTCTCGTTGATTCTCTAAAGGAATTCCGGGATCATCTCACGGCTGAAGGTGCGGAGGTTATTGATGAAATAAAATCCGTTCCAACAGGGAGTAACATGAGGATTCGGCACCCTGAGGGCACTGTGGTTGAGTACGTGGAGTTTAAGACTTGA
- a CDS encoding PRC-barrel domain-containing protein: MVLEIGGVIIKASDLIGKTVINNKAVEVGKVAEISIVLKKCLFDRVVISTGSTLSKKYFEVTESEISSIGDYMQVDLDDAEIEEKLTSDKMDNLIKPEFQYKKFLSKIVLSEDAMEVGKIEDVMIEPEGCLINQLIVTAGPAFRKKRFMLSKDDLKHIGDYVILKLPSTKIGELEGK, translated from the coding sequence ATTGTATTAGAAATTGGTGGTGTTATCATTAAAGCAAGCGATTTGATAGGAAAAACCGTGATAAACAATAAGGCTGTTGAAGTTGGTAAAGTTGCTGAAATAAGCATAGTCCTTAAAAAATGTCTGTTCGATAGGGTGGTTATCTCCACAGGTTCAACCTTGAGTAAAAAATACTTCGAGGTAACAGAATCTGAAATATCAAGTATTGGGGATTACATGCAGGTGGATCTGGATGATGCTGAAATTGAGGAGAAGCTAACCTCAGACAAGATGGACAACCTCATAAAACCAGAGTTCCAGTACAAAAAATTCCTGAGCAAGATTGTTCTATCAGAAGATGCAATGGAAGTTGGAAAAATCGAAGATGTGATGATAGAACCAGAGGGATGTTTGATAAATCAGTTGATAGTCACTGCAGGTCCTGCATTCCGCAAGAAACGGTTCATGCTATCCAAAGATGACCTAAAACACATTGGAGATTACGTTATACTCAAACTCCCTTCAACTAAGATAGGTGAACTTGAGGGTAAATAA
- a CDS encoding DUF5518 domain-containing protein produces MVKWSAVIVGFILTILLSWFFGTINTYWGPNLGLFIAGFIVGLMVGNGVLNGAWNAAVAGAFGTIVLSVLFLIFGTIIAGIPGFITAAATGLIMVLVSLIYSLILCGVGGAIGGLLRGKT; encoded by the coding sequence ATGGTAAAGTGGAGTGCAGTGATCGTTGGATTTATATTGACCATCCTTCTTTCCTGGTTTTTTGGAACCATCAATACATACTGGGGTCCTAACCTCGGATTGTTCATAGCAGGGTTCATCGTAGGATTGATGGTTGGTAATGGTGTTTTAAATGGTGCGTGGAATGCAGCAGTTGCAGGTGCCTTTGGAACCATTGTACTGTCTGTTCTTTTCCTAATATTCGGTACAATAATTGCAGGCATACCTGGATTCATAACAGCTGCAGCTACAGGTTTAATAATGGTTTTAGTATCCCTGATCTATTCTTTGATACTCTGCGGAGTTGGTGGAGCCATTGGAGGGTTGCTAAGGGGTAAAACATGA